From the genome of Falco cherrug isolate bFalChe1 chromosome 15, bFalChe1.pri, whole genome shotgun sequence:
acaaaaaaaaccccaaaaccaaaccaaacatggttttcttcagttctgAGAAATGCCCAAACTAAATTTcctttgtgttgtttttcaaCTGCCTTTTTCTTGCAACCTGAGGAATAGGTGACTGTAACCTAATATCCATTGTGAGAACAACAAAGTACAATTCTTCAAAGACTCTTAACAGTGTAACCCACAATTGTATAATAGGGTAGAGAAGGGGGAAGGTCACGGCTTGGATTGCTAAAAGCATAGTAACTCGATATTATGAAATATCTGtgttttttcattctccttGATCTCTTCCTTTCCAGAATTATTTGATAATTATATGCAGCAGGATGCACATGAATTCCTAAACTACCTACTTAACACTATTGCTGACTTACtacaagaagagaaaaagcaggagaagcagaatGGCAAACTCCAGAATGGCAGCATTGAGAGTGAAGAAGGAGACAAGACTGATCTGACGTGGGTCCATGAAATCTTCCAAGGAACACTAACCAATGAAACCAGATGTCTTAACTGTGAGGCTGTAcgtttaaaacaaaacaaaacctcttagatttttttttcacaggttCTGGATCGTTTTCCCTAATACTAAGCacactttttcatttattaggATAGATGAAATTGCACTCTCTCTATTAAAATATGGAGCATAGACTATTTTATGACTGTATCACCTCTATGTTCAAACCAATACTCATTAAGGTATGTTTCTCAGAAAAAGCgtagtgttttttctgttcttcctcccTGTTTCCATCAAGGCAGCCTGCACCTGGCTGATATAAGCTGCCTTTTTGTCTTCATGTTATTTCCTGTGTCAGTGATTGATAGTTTATGTTGTGTTTCTACATGAGAATTGCTCACTATTTATTTAACTCTTGGATTAACTGAATTTTTTGAACTGGAAGTGTGTGCTTCTTGGTGCTAGTCCATAGCTGCTCTATTTGAGAGCAAAAGAAGTGCCACAAAGACTAGAATTAGAAGAACCACACCACCTTCAGACCACGAATTTGTAGTTAGTCATGTGCTATGTCTGActtaatatttcttaaaaaaaaaaaaaaaacaacaaagaaaacccagatggggagaaaaaaaaaaagagaagtgatTACAACTGCTCTTGGCATTTTACATCTAAAGTTATGGCTATGTGGTGaacagaagctttaaaaatgacATTAATAAGCTTCTGtctcaagaaaaattaaatgtgacTGTTCCACAGATGGAAAGATAGTTTTTCTAGCTGCTAACCCATTTAATTGAAAACCCATCTGCCTGTTTTTGCATTTCCTACAAGTGTTTACTGCTAAActctgaaatgcagcagaaagctgTATCAGTCTACAAAACAGACTGGAATATGGTTAAAGCTTCTGCAGCTCTGAGTGGTTAAAAACTTAGTTTTGCCAGTGAAGTAAGCAGATGTGTCTTGAAGTCTCAAGGGGGAGAGATGTTTTGCAAgaaaggtttttgtttggtttggttgtttttggattttttttggtgggtgtttttctggggttttaggtttgaatttgttttttaatactcCCCTCTGGATTGTTACAACacatcagattattttttcagtgttagtTTACCTCAAGAAAgggcctctgtgtgtgtgtgtatatttatatttatcatGAAGCTGTCTACTTGCAACAAGGACATTGCACCATTCCAGAAATGGTTAAAAGAAATCTGCCAGTTCCAAACtgttatgaaatatttcttcttatttttttcaaggttaGTAGCAAAGATGAGGACTTTCTGGATCTGTCGGTTGATGTGGAACAAAATACATCAATTACACACTGTCTaaggtaaatgaaaataattgggAATGGAAACAATACCTGCCTTTGGTCAGAAGGAAGGAGCCTAGCTTAGCTGCTCTGTTGTGCAACAGTTGTAGGCTTTGTCTTATGGTAAGATATGTTCTGTTCAGAGAGCTGTTCATTTTACCTTTATTGTGGGTTTTTGAAGCTGCTACTTTCTTAGTGTATTTTAGTAGCTAATTACTATGATGATTTCTTAGTGGTATGTAAGATTGATcaccccccccctttcttttacGGGAATTTAAAATTGTTACATCATATAGTTAGATTTTATCAAAACTAAACATGGTATGTTTGGTTTCATAACAAATTCTTGCTTGTTTTAATATTGTTACTGCATTTCAGCTGTCTGATCCTGATGTTTGAGGtcagatatttctttttctgatagAAATTTGCTGCATGTATTTGACTGCTAGATCCAGGGCTTATCAGCTGCTAGGATACTGCAGGCTGCATATAGCATCTGGCTTTTTAATAGCTGATAATGGCTGTATAATTGCTAGGAGCTGGAAGATGATCCAGACTTTGGCTAGTCGGTGGCTAGTGGCTGTAATTCTTAACATGCAGTttgccacaaaagaaaagatggagTGTCTACCTCTGGAAACAAAACGCAGTCACCTTATTGCTGTTTATTACCTATTGTGTTTGATTCCTGCCCAGAAAGTATGCAGTTAATACTTGAGGGTGTAATTTCCAGAATTTTCCAGCTGAACATTGATACTACATCTGAAGACTGGGACAAATACACCCAAAATGTGTTGGGGAGCTATGAGCAATACGAATAAGAGGAATTTCATCTTCTGTGTGTACATTGGGTTTTTTCAGCATTATTAGCAGTAACTTTTAACTGTGTGGTCTGACTGAATATCCCTGCTTATCtgacttttctttcatttccacagaGGATTTAGTAATACTGAAACTCTATGCAGTGAATATAAATACTATTGTGAGCAGTGCCGCAGTAAACAGGAAGCACAGAAGAGGTGAGGTTCAAATATTCAGGCTAATGTAAATGTTCTCTTAAAATGGGTAGCTGTGGGAAAATTACACCTTGTGGattcagtaaaaagaaaatgtaagaccGTTTAGGTTTGTGTTTGGCGGGGGAGTGAGGAAGAGTGGAGAGACCAAATAACTTTGTGGCAACCTTATCAGAGGGACATTAAGAGATTAATTTTGTATTCCTCCCAGAAGAGCTTATATCTGGTGCTTCCAGATATTCACATTTTCCCCAGTTAGCATTAATCAGCTTAAAGCCACTGAAAACCATCCCATCTGCTTTCACTATGAATACTATATacaaaaatcttatttctcACCTCATACTCGGTCCTAGCCAGAGTAGCAAGACAGATTTATtccatctcttctttttcccGTCGATGTGATAAAAAATATGATGCTTTCAGCATAGACAGTTCTCCTGCATTCAAATGTCAGTTGTGTAGTTAATCATTCAGAATAAATATTGTCTGTTCTTGTTGGAATATACATGAGAAAAGCAGCCTTTTGAAGGTATTCATCATTTAAGAGGCTTCTCCGTATTGAAATTGTTCTTGAACAAAGGTTTGGTTTAGGTGATCTGCTAATACCTTGTTCTTTGTTTAACATATTTTTGTGGCTCAGAATGAGAGTGAAAAAGTTGCCCATGATTCTAGCTCTGCACTTAAAAAGGTTCAAATACATGGACCAGCTGCATCGATACACCAAACTCTCCTACCGTGTAGTCTTTCCCTTGGAGCTCCGGCTCTTTAACACTTCAGGAGACGCTACAAATCCTGACAGAATGTATGACCTGGTGGCTGTAGTTGTTCACTGTGGCAGGTATGTTGGTATTGTGCTTTCTCAACCTTAAATGCCTTTCCTTgaaatttagatttaaaattcgtattttaaatataaagtgtCATCTCTGTGCCCTTTTGTAGCAGTACTGCAGCTGACAGTATGGGAGCATGCTAAGCAGCGTCAGAGCTAGctatcaaagtatttttttaaaaaagtgtttcagtcTTTTTACTACTACTTCTACTGTTACAGATCTTGCTTTCTGAGTACAGAAGTTTGATCTTTTATCAGCTTTCAAATGTGGTAGCTATTCAGACAAGTTGTTTCTTTGAACTGTAGCAATGTAAGAGCagtcttttgaaaaacagaaacaacaaaaaaaccccacccctaCTTTCCAGGAAAgctaaatgaaataaaaacaaaacttggAAAACCACTTACTAAAATACAATTAAGTTACAGTTCTCGCGTTGCTACTTGCTTAAACCATTGAAGTTTTTTTAGAAGCTGGTGCCACCATGTGGAATCAACTTTGTACTGCTGTTTTTTTGAAAGGTCCTTactcttttatatttttgttgttgtggctttaattctgtttttaaaaggaaagaggaaaaaatttaagcacttttaggaaaaaagcagcCATGGAAggcaaaataagtatttaaaactGCCTTTTGGAAGTGTGAAGTTTGAATTCATAAGGCAGTGTGAGGAGCAAGACAATGTAATTAACACAATAATACTGCATAGATTCAGTATAAAGAAACCACACGGAATTCTAGGTGATTTCTGTTGTGGTACAgttgtgctattttttttatttatttttatctttttaggTTCTCGTTTTAGGCATTTTCTTCTGTAGATTATTAATTCGTTATACCTGTAACTACACTTAAATGTTTTAACAATGGTGACTAATAATTCAGATATATTaaatggctttgcttttttttctcaaaccTGTTGTCTCACATGGGGTTTTTAGGAGTCCTGTGACTCTTCTGGTTTCACTTCTTACTAGGACCTTGCCAAAGGCTTAAGATAaactattattttctaaatatttgaGTTCTCAGaacttttttaaatattttgcccTTATAGTTTTACTTTTCGCTTAGTTGCTCTAAACAAAGTTTCATTCTGTGATACAGGTAATGTGTTTAAGTGTATCAGTAGTTCTGGAAGGACTGGAGAAGTACTTTCTTTTGCCTAAAGCTGATATGAATATAGGTTGGTTTAAAGCCTTATGTAGATCCTAAGTGAAAATTAAAGGGAGGGGgggctattttttatttttttttttactgtgtctCTGGACTGTTCTCAGAATTTGAGATTAGTAGATTTCCAACCATAGGTTTCCATCCGTATAGTTTATTGTCTCAAACCACTACCTTTTCAGGGCAGTCTGCCTGCCCTTGCTCACTCTGCAGATCTGTCTCCCTTTGAACTAGGTCGTTTTGTTGTCCCTTCCCTTCAAGGTAAGCGTTCGGGATATAGGTGATAGAATCAACTGGGAAACTGGCACCAGAAAAgtgggaacagcagcagcagccagctagTCTGCAGCCAGCCATAGGCTAAACCACactaagaattaaaaaaatacttcccgtgcaaataaaatatttcaaacgGTTATTACGATTTTTGGAAGAGTGGTCAAAACACTCAGTAGTGGTGAATGCAATAAAACACTGATTAAAATTAActggcttttaattttgttttgtgaaacaTATGAGActatatgaaatatttacaaaattgtGTATTTTGAATATATTGTATTTGGCAAGtagcaaagacagaaattttaatTCAAGCAATTTGGCAAAGTCTTAAGAACCTAAACAATGTTATGAATAATATTAGAGAGTATTAAGAGCTGGGAAATGTAACTCTGCTGGTGATAGCTAGAATCACATGGGAGAGCAGTGGTCCTGCCTTGGTAGGCTCAAGAGTAATAAGTCTTCAATCCTGTTTTTCTGACAGTGGTCCAAATCGTGGACATTATATCACCATTGTGAAGAGCCATGGCTTTTGGTTGCTGTTTGATGATGACATTGTGGAGGTAGGTATGCTGTTACGTGGCGAAAACAAGTGTAGGCAGCAATCACTCTCCAGCTCTGTTTTTATGTCCAAGATTTCGCTTTTGCATCTGTGAAAGTATCTCAGCAAAACTTGTGCACAGAATCATTCTGGAAGTTTCAAAAGTAAACTTCAGCATGTTTGTGTGTCTTCGTTATAGAAGGAGTATGGAGAAGGGCAAAAGCCACGAGGGCTGTGTTGACACCTCAGGTGGTGTGCACCTGCTTGGGCTGAAATACCATAATGGTCTTATTTGAGGTCTGAAATGCTCTTATTCCACCCACCTTTCTGCGCTCCTTTTTGTTGCTGACTTGCTTTGTGCTAGCTGCGTTTCATTGTTGCATTTAAGAACTtccaaccttttttttatttttatttttttcctgtaggcaGTTTTCCTCAACAAATTGAAGTGTAGAAAATCTGTACAAAAAATCTGGGAGACTGTAGTAAGGTCCTGAGAGTATACAAAGacatttggtttgtttgtggtaATGTTTAGACAGTCTCACCAGGCAAATTTTTCCTTAACTTTTCTACTAACCTATCTGTAAAGGCTAAtatccaaaatatttctatatcCATGTATTTCACATGATTATTAAGCAAATATCAAACAGCAAATACCACAGTAGAACTGCTTTTTGTAAAGATGAAAATGTACTGCTTGCATCTGAGATGTCAAGGTTAAAGCTTGATGCTAAGTGCCTAAATCGGTACCACCAAATCCTTGCTGGTGTTGAAATAAAGATGCAATACAttctccaggttttttttttttttttcctcttttaatttttggttAGTGTTGAATATCAGAGGTGACAATATGAACAGGTGCCTTTCTCCCATTATCATATTTTGAgggttgttttcttctgtttctgtcgTGGACGAAGTACGTTGCTGTGTCAGCTAGTTTTGGAAATAGGGATCACTTCAATATTTTTAGATGCAAGTATTCACTGTCTTTTCCATCCAGGACATaaactttacattttaaaagtagatGTAAAATAACCATCTTGTTGTTCTATATTTGTTTTCTATCAGTCACTTCTATGTTGTATCTTAGTTTTTAGGTcaaagcagaatttctttttatctgcaAACACTGTTGGCACTTTTATAGGTGTGCCAAAACATAGCTTTTAAATATGCACTGTCTGTTATTGGACAGTAAATTCAAGCAGCTGTCACAAGGAAGCTAGAATGTAGCTCCTCTCTCCTGGAgggatgctttttcttttttcctttaagttgCTTTTCTAACTTTAATCatggctttctctttttaagttCATCTTCTTTTACAGAGTTTAtctaaaatgctgtaaaaataaaactctttgaTCTGAAATGTCtactttttgtgttttccctgGTTCTTTGAGTTTTCACTGTCTTGATCAGGATTAGCAATGTAGCCCCGTCCTGTAGCCTACCTCTGCCGCAGCTGCGGATCCGGAAGTTTAAGATTCCTTTTCCTGCTAGAAGATTCTCCCTGGCTGGTGTCTGCACGTGGTGTTTGGTTTCTGTTAAAtttatgctttgtttttcctaCCGGTGGAGTGGAGGGCATGAAAAACTGCACATGGGAGTTTTGCACAAGTCATTTGAGATCGTTGCCCCTTTCAGATGAACAGTTGCCGCTTGACCTGCTTTGAGGAGTGTAGCGCAGGGTTTCCTGCTGGCTTTGTCCCGGAGGATCTCTTCACTATCTATTGTagctgctcctgccttctgAGTGTGTGATGAACATGAAGCTTACCTCTCACCTCCCTCTGTCTAGGACTTGCcaccctttctctttcctcagcCTTCTAGAACTCGCCTGAATTTTTGGCAGCTCGGTGATCAAGGAGAACAGGATAGCTGAGACTgctcttcctctcctgctgctgctctgctttctgcgGGCTGCTGGGGGAAGTAGGCAGTTTTACTGCTCTGGTCTCTCTCCTCAGTCATCAGCTCTTGAGGATTAGTGCCTTAGTAGTGCTCTAGGCTATTCACtgaaaaagtaaagcaaagccGCAACTACTTTTGTCAGTTCCATCTGCTGCCTAAAGAGATTTAAATCTCTACTCTGAACTTGACCAAGTGCTATTTTCAAACCGCTTGTGGTTGGCCATAAGGTGACACTACAGGAAATATATGTTGTATGTATGACATTACAGAGCCTGTCCTCAAAAATGGAgtggccaaaaaaaaaaccaaccctaaaGCCCCAAATCCCCTGAAATGGCAACTCTACATAAGTTTTTGGTTTTAGGGCTAACCACAGGAGCCTTCTACTCTTCAGAGACActtaaaaacctgaaagcagatttttttaaaatattttttttttaagctttggaGACTTACCATTCTAGGTGTGAACTGTCTACATAACAAAACAGATATTAGTCAGCAGCCTTCCCAAGGTGACTCCAGAGCCCTTGTACCTGTGTGCAGATAACTGCAACTGAAAGAGCACAGGAGAGAGCTTTCCTCccttaaatacatttgaaaaggTGTGATGCATTTTTGGCAAGTGGTAGGTATGAATTAATAGCTCTGAACTGTCAGTGGGAAGTAGTTCATCCTTATTGCTCACTAAATGTCAGAAGCAGTGAGgtcatatttatttatctatttggATTTGGTTGGAAGGCCAACTTTCAATTAAATTGAAGATAGATGATAATCAAACATACTACAACATATGTGAAAAGCAACTGCATCAAATCCAGCAGGCAGATCAGTCCAAATGGGATACTGCACCAAGCAAAATTAATTGAGAAACCTAAGTAAATTATCTCTGGCTAATTTGACACGTTGTCATTAGAGCAGCTAGGTGACATCACAGTGACAATGTTTGTCTGAAACAGAGAGGGAAAAGTGTTCTTCCAGGGAGTTCTCCAAATCGAGAAGAGGGGGAGCATGGTTGTATgtcaaatgttttgtttggagaTTTGCAGCATTCAGTTAAATGCTATGAATGGTAAGCAAGAAAAGGATTTGGTTTGGGGAGCCAGAATAGTTGTCTGGAAACGAGCCGAGGATATTTAAGATCAGTTAACAGGAAAAATCATCTTCATGCCAGGTGAGGCTGCAGAATCCTAAAAGTAGTTGTGAAACCATCGATTATTGGTTGTTGCTTTAAAGCTGCAACTGGGTAAAACTTTGCTATCCACAATATATGTGGTCAGCTAACAATGGGAGGAATAGAGCCTATATAATCCTTTTTCAGTTccactgtgttttctgtgtatagtgaaattaaaaaaggaagtcaGTTTTGCTGtgataaaactaaaaatatctgTGGAATGAATTAATCTGTATCGAATGTTTGAGTTGCATTCAAAATGAGTAGTGGAAATAGACTTGATTGCATGGCAAGTTAGTTGGcgcttaaaataaaacatgtttgaGTTCTCTGCTAAATATATTACAAGGACTGAAGAATgttcttttgctgtttattcTGTTAAAATGTGTATCTAACGGTTTGTAGTAGACATTATGTTAATAAATTGTGTGCAAATGCAAAAGCTCTCAGTACAGTATTTCAGCTTCTCTGAAGTCCTTGAATGGAGAAGAAAGATGAAACATCTATTTGGAGTTTCCTCTCCccctctattattttttttaacagaaaagcgTTTAACAAATCTATTCAAGAGAgaatttctgcagctctgtcctgccctTGATGCATCTTCTGGAAACTTACTGATCGtgtctgtttttcctgtgcttcaAAACGTCTGGGAAAAGGATGGCCTAGGCTTGCAGGGCGTTTGACAGTGCCGCTTAGAGAAACCAGTGCTTTTGTGTTTGCCCATGATGCTGAAGTCTGTTCAGTGAGCAGTGATGGATCACATTGCCGAATAGATTCTGTAGCTGAGGAGGCTCTTTGATGAGGTATAGTGTGGTCCCTTTCTCTTAAGATGTAAGCGCAAGTTGGTCTCTGCTACTCCTTCTCATGATCAAAGCAGACGTTCAACCCAGAGCTTCTTGTATTCTGAGCATTTCTAtgctttctcatctttttttccttggggaATAGAGGGAGATTTCAGCCTAGTCTCCCTTTGGTCCTCCACAACAAATTCAGGCTACTTCAGTTTCTCGTCTCTGTGGATCAGGACTCCTAAAAGTATTCTAAAATACTAAACCACAGTGACAGTGGAGTGCTGAGCAACACAGGTCATTGTGAGTATTTTATTTCGGTGTTTTGGACTCTACACTTGCTCTCCACTGACAGCAGAATCAAATTCAGTAATGTGAAGCCAGTTCTCAGGAGCGGGATCAAGACTGTGGCACTTGCATCTTAAAAGCCCTTTAAAATGCCCGCCAGGCTTTGCTGGTTGGagtataaaatgaaaaactgctCTTCTGCACATAGTTCACAACTTTAAATACAAGCAGACCATTTAATTCTATTAATATGGCAAATAATTTACTTCTCTCAAAACACAAACCTTGTGATAATATTCCAGTATGCATTGTACCAGCAAATCCTAAGGAAACAAAGCTCTCCTAAGATCAGAAGATCATAATCGGATGAGATCCACAGGTTTCACGGTGTGATTACCAGTAGCACTTGGGGGACTTCTCTGTGTAAGAGGGTCACAAGAACTTCAAAATCTGCAGATATTTTAGCTGTATGTTAAATCTGCTCAGGATGCCCTTATTACTCCCAACtgtacaaaaatattctttgatGAGCAGTGACTGCTTTTTTATCATTTACCTTTCCTGACTAGAGGTCTGTAATATAACACTGGTCTGAACgagaaagcaaatataaaaacatCCTGTACTCTTTTAAGGATATGTTTTCATGGATCCCTTGTGTTTTTGTAGCCCAGCTTAAGAGGGCACCACTTCTGAGGTGTTTATTATTTCATCttgatttccttttattttcaatagTGAATAAGGttttgagtggaaaaaaaataatattttgttgtatttggTTGCATTCAGTGATACTGAAATACCGCTGTATTAATACTGCGTGGCTTTCCAGCATCACCtccaagaactgaaaataatgcGTTGATTGGGAAAGGGATTCTTAGGGTGGTGTTCTGACTGAGGCTAATTATAATTctcattaattttcagaaaattgatGCCCAGGCCATTGAAGAATTCTATGGGTTAACATCAGACATTTCCAAAAACTCAGAATCTGGATATATCCTCTTCTACCAGTCAAGAGACTAAGACAAAAGATACATGtatacaaataaaagaaaaaagggatcAAGATATGTCCAAATGGAACATATTTGTGACAGCAGAAGCAGTTCCTCATTGTTGCTGTAGGACCAGGACAGATGCCGCAGGGCGAATAAAGGTTTCTCCCTGCTGTTTTGTGGAGGATTAGTGCTGACTGCCGTAACAAGAAGAGCTTTTgttccagttttctttctgggctttttttacGTGCTATCTTCCAAAATCTGTGTTACCTCTACTTGAAACCTGGCTGCTTATTTGTTCATGAACTGAAGAAGAGATTTAAAAGTAGCATTGTAGAATTTTTACCATTTAATGTTGGCCTGAGGCTATACCTTGGTTTCTACCATCGTcgtttttctgtattttagcaGAATGATTTCAATATTCAGTGTCAGCTGAAGGCATATTTTAAGATATGAACAGCAGCTGGTTGCTGGATATTTTTGGTGACTCAGACTTGAGAAGCAGTACAAAGCTAAGACATATTGGAAATGTCAAgtctgtaatttttattaaaaaaaaaccagacaaaaaaaccTCTCTCTGCAGCATTGTAAATTTCGCCATTATGCATTATCTTGGTTTTAGATAACACTAACAGCactgcttcttttttatattatttttactgttctgtttcttcttcagaagGTATGGAACTTTTATGCATATTCAGCCTAGTCCATTGTGCGTATTTCTTTTGAAGCAGATGTTTTGACTCAGAGCCACATTGCTGCAGATGTAAggggagcagaaaagcccttaCCTTTTGAAGAACGTGTCTGGCAACCAGTTGCTGTAGAAAGTTTGAAGCTACAGCATTTCTTGGAGCTATTGCATAAACCAAAAGTGCCCTCATTCTGAAACAGGATCTGTTCAACATTTCATTCGATACATAGTAAACTGATGCAACTAGCATTCTGAATCTATGCTAatacacagaaacagcactaaTTGTGAAGGGTTAACCAAGGGAAGCATTATTTATGTAACTAATTCAGTTGTTCTTAAGCTTCAAGATAACGAACatttaagaaggaaaaccaaccaacccacccagGCATTACCTTGCTAAGTGTTTCTCCTCATCTGTTGGTAATGTTTGTATTGATCCGGGAATcataacacacacaccccccacacaccccccaaaaatgcTTCTGATTGTTTTACCTCTATAGGCCTTGCTTAACAGGGGAAATTGTTCGTCTTTTGAAGACTGAAATTAAGTAATTATCCGTTATGTTGTGTATATATTATAATCTCAAGGAtaactagaaagaaaaacttaagGAAGTTTGTAAGAAATCTCAGAAAAccttctgtaattttctttttggaaagtCCTGTTGCCGtgccaaagcttgtcccagctggCTCTAAACTACCAGTGGAAATGACTATTTTCCTTTCCTCGTCTTGTTAGGCAACACAAGAG
Proteins encoded in this window:
- the LOC102050811 gene encoding ubiquitin carboxyl-terminal hydrolase 12-like isoform X1; this encodes MASLNGGFQPPASALSHSAPLRAKGANASALEKEIGPEQFPVNEHYFGLVNFGNTCYCNSVLQALYFCRPFREKVLAYKVQPRKKESLLTCLSDLFNSIATQKKKVGVIPPKKFISRLRKENELFDNYMQQDAHEFLNYLLNTIADLLQEEKKQEKQNGKLQNGSIESEEGDKTDLTWVHEIFQGTLTNETRCLNCEAVSSKDEDFLDLSVDVEQNTSITHCLRGFSNTETLCSEYKYYCEQCRSKQEAQKRMRVKKLPMILALHLKRFKYMDQLHRYTKLSYRVVFPLELRLFNTSGDATNPDRMYDLVAVVVHCGSGPNRGHYITIVKSHGFWLLFDDDIVEKIDAQAIEEFYGLTSDISKNSESGYILFYQSRD
- the LOC102050811 gene encoding ubiquitin carboxyl-terminal hydrolase 12-like isoform X3, with protein sequence MEILMTVRRLASICTMFGNTCYCNSVLQALYFCRPFREKVLAYKVQPRKKESLLTCLSDLFNSIATQKKKVGVIPPKKFISRLRKENELFDNYMQQDAHEFLNYLLNTIADLLQEEKKQEKQNGKLQNGSIESEEGDKTDLTWVHEIFQGTLTNETRCLNCEAVSSKDEDFLDLSVDVEQNTSITHCLRGFSNTETLCSEYKYYCEQCRSKQEAQKRMRVKKLPMILALHLKRFKYMDQLHRYTKLSYRVVFPLELRLFNTSGDATNPDRMYDLVAVVVHCGSGPNRGHYITIVKSHGFWLLFDDDIVEKIDAQAIEEFYGLTSDISKNSESGYILFYQSRD
- the LOC102050811 gene encoding ubiquitin carboxyl-terminal hydrolase 12-like isoform X2 gives rise to the protein MEILMTVRRLASICTMGANASALEKEIGPEQFPVNEHYFGLVNFGNTCYCNSVLQALYFCRPFREKVLAYKVQPRKKESLLTCLSDLFNSIATQKKKVGVIPPKKFISRLRKENELFDNYMQQDAHEFLNYLLNTIADLLQEEKKQEKQNGKLQNGSIESEEGDKTDLTWVHEIFQGTLTNETRCLNCEAVSSKDEDFLDLSVDVEQNTSITHCLRGFSNTETLCSEYKYYCEQCRSKQEAQKRMRVKKLPMILALHLKRFKYMDQLHRYTKLSYRVVFPLELRLFNTSGDATNPDRMYDLVAVVVHCGSGPNRGHYITIVKSHGFWLLFDDDIVEKIDAQAIEEFYGLTSDISKNSESGYILFYQSRD
- the LOC102050811 gene encoding ubiquitin carboxyl-terminal hydrolase 12-like isoform X4, with the translated sequence MSIILVWSIIATQKKKVGVIPPKKFISRLRKENELFDNYMQQDAHEFLNYLLNTIADLLQEEKKQEKQNGKLQNGSIESEEGDKTDLTWVHEIFQGTLTNETRCLNCEAVSSKDEDFLDLSVDVEQNTSITHCLRGFSNTETLCSEYKYYCEQCRSKQEAQKRMRVKKLPMILALHLKRFKYMDQLHRYTKLSYRVVFPLELRLFNTSGDATNPDRMYDLVAVVVHCGSGPNRGHYITIVKSHGFWLLFDDDIVEKIDAQAIEEFYGLTSDISKNSESGYILFYQSRD